From Caldicellulosiruptor hydrothermalis 108, a single genomic window includes:
- a CDS encoding carbohydrate ABC transporter permease, whose translation MSFSGAFKKVFRKRRLTLREKEAMYGRLFILPWLIGLVYFFIIPFITAVYYTFTKIRIGDSGLEFTFVGFENYLYAFTKDPNYIRTLTSSIGSMLYQVPVVVFFSMFVAYVLRDEFKGRTFARTIFFFPVIIASGVVITILKENVMGDVSQAASSTTLFRVENIRMILINSGVPMWLGQFIVNTISQLFDLTWRSGVQILLLMAALHNIPKSFYEAAVIEGATEWEKFWKITFPMVSPTLLVAVIYSIIDYFTDYGNQVMRMVVTQLNNGRFEYSTTIAIVYFAIIMVIILIVNRVIGRRVVYLT comes from the coding sequence ATGAGCTTTTCAGGTGCTTTTAAAAAGGTATTTAGAAAAAGAAGACTAACTTTGAGAGAAAAAGAGGCAATGTATGGAAGGCTTTTTATTCTCCCATGGCTTATAGGACTTGTCTACTTTTTCATAATTCCGTTTATCACTGCAGTGTACTATACATTTACCAAGATAAGGATTGGCGACAGTGGTCTTGAATTTACATTTGTTGGGTTTGAAAACTATCTTTATGCCTTCACAAAAGACCCGAACTATATACGAACACTCACATCTTCAATTGGCAGTATGCTTTATCAGGTACCGGTTGTTGTATTTTTCAGCATGTTTGTTGCGTATGTGCTAAGAGATGAGTTTAAAGGAAGAACATTTGCAAGAACCATATTCTTTTTCCCGGTCATCATAGCATCAGGTGTAGTGATAACTATTCTGAAAGAAAATGTAATGGGGGATGTTAGCCAGGCAGCATCGAGCACTACACTTTTCAGGGTTGAAAACATTAGAATGATTTTAATAAACTCAGGCGTTCCAATGTGGCTGGGACAGTTTATTGTAAACACAATAAGCCAGCTTTTTGACCTAACATGGCGATCTGGCGTGCAGATACTTCTTTTGATGGCAGCACTTCACAACATTCCAAAAAGTTTTTATGAAGCAGCTGTAATTGAAGGTGCAACAGAGTGGGAGAAGTTCTGGAAGATTACTTTCCCGATGGTATCTCCAACACTTCTTGTTGCAGTCATATATTCAATCATCGACTACTTTACTGACTATGGAAACCAGGTAATGAGAATGGTTGTCACACAGCTGAACAATGGAAGGTTTGAGTACAGCACAACAATTGCAATTGTCTACTTTGCAATAATCATGGTTATTATCCTCATTGTGAATAGGGTAATTGGAAGAAGAGTTGTTTATCTGACATAA
- a CDS encoding carbohydrate ABC transporter permease, with protein MAKLNAASHKKVNRSVYGNAVIFVILFIFGMFTALPLWYTVVSAFKPFDEIFIFPPRLYVRRPTLDNFVLMFQLATNMWVPFSRYLFNSLFICVVGTVGHILIASLAAYPLAKHSFAAKKAINEIIVLALLFTPQVTYIPLYIVMSRLHLIDTYWALILPAWQMTLGLYLMKQFMTQIPDSLLEAGKIDGANELLIWWKIVMPNVKPAWLTLTILLFQQLWNQTGGSFIFSENLKVLPTLLQQIAAGGIARAGVGAAVALFLMIPPIILFIISQSSVMETMVSAGIKG; from the coding sequence ATGCAGTGATATTTGTAATTCTGTTCATCTTTGGGATGTTTACTGCTCTTCCGTTGTGGTACACGGTGGTATCAGCATTCAAACCGTTTGACGAGATATTCATATTTCCACCAAGGCTGTACGTCAGAAGACCAACGCTTGACAACTTTGTTTTGATGTTTCAGCTTGCAACAAACATGTGGGTGCCGTTTTCAAGATATCTATTCAACAGTTTGTTCATCTGTGTTGTAGGCACAGTTGGGCATATACTTATTGCATCGCTGGCAGCTTATCCTTTGGCTAAACACAGTTTTGCTGCTAAAAAAGCAATAAATGAGATAATTGTGCTTGCCCTGCTTTTCACACCACAGGTAACATACATTCCACTTTACATTGTAATGTCAAGGCTTCACCTTATAGACACATACTGGGCACTGATTCTGCCCGCATGGCAGATGACGCTGGGTCTTTATCTTATGAAACAGTTCATGACACAGATTCCAGACTCTCTTTTGGAAGCTGGAAAGATTGATGGTGCAAACGAGCTTTTAATCTGGTGGAAAATTGTCATGCCAAACGTAAAACCTGCTTGGCTAACACTTACAATACTTTTGTTCCAGCAGCTGTGGAATCAAACAGGCGGTTCTTTTATATTCAGTGAAAATTTAAAGGTTTTGCCAACACTTTTGCAGCAGATTGCTGCTGGTGGTATTGCACGTGCGGGGGTTGGGGCGGCTGTTGCTCTTTTCCTCATGATTCCACCGATAATACTTTTCATAATCTCTCAGAGCAGTGTAATGGAGACAATGGTTTCAGCAGGCATTAAAGGTTAA
- a CDS encoding DUF5696 domain-containing protein, with product MSFNKLLKKAVLFLLAVSMLLEQMMFLQVNTAFADTNSYQLVAKNGILELYVNPKYGYFKVVDKRSGSVWFSNPEKWREDKIAAGSTRMQMASQLSIRFTDVTSTIQIANAYVNSVLKKGLKIKRIKDGFVAMYTFKKEGFVIPVAYTIKDDYLNVDILVNQIKETKKDKYKLVSIMLLPFFGAAAIGENGYMVVPDGCGALINFNNNKGQETYTQRIYGADFGIVPDFQGYVTQAARLPVFGMKKENSGFLAVITKGDGKAILNANTSGSKSSYNNIFAEFVMREYDMVTLKEKQWDERSFNIFEEKLPNVDKFSIRYYFLDSKNADYVAMAKKYREYLIKERGFKKEADEKSVPVYIEFYGSMKKPKYILGIPVNATIPLTTFEDAQKIVKQVKSMGVSNVVVKFVGWMKNGVYYNLPLLTTPEGVLGGKKQLENVLEYFQKANVKTYLDVDFVLFRTGTLMYLRNKVATKSMKKVPAQLWRYSPPIFYKDDSYPVLYLISPRYTNEIVQRFLANSNINYFNNISLSSMSTMLYSDFGTRPVNRYQTEDVFLQAIDSLSKRFRNILLTNPNGYLLQKASEIVDVPIYSSKFLIEDAEIPFYQMVIRGYVPYSMPSVNFYTNEWMWKLKALETGSAIKFTWTARNEDELKETLLESLYSSNYRMWLGDLKEYYKELYPTLRLIKGKEIVEHKIIKKGVVKVVYDGGVEILLNYTSSPQKIENLEVAAQSYKVVVKR from the coding sequence ATGAGCTTTAACAAATTACTGAAAAAAGCAGTGTTGTTTTTGCTTGCTGTGTCAATGTTGCTTGAACAGATGATGTTTTTGCAGGTAAATACGGCATTTGCTGATACAAACTCTTATCAGCTTGTTGCAAAAAATGGAATTTTGGAGTTATATGTCAACCCGAAATATGGATATTTCAAGGTTGTTGATAAAAGAAGTGGCAGTGTATGGTTTTCAAATCCTGAAAAGTGGAGAGAAGACAAAATTGCGGCAGGCAGCACACGCATGCAGATGGCATCCCAGCTTTCAATAAGGTTTACCGATGTTACCTCTACAATTCAGATTGCAAATGCCTATGTCAACTCAGTCCTCAAAAAAGGACTTAAGATAAAAAGAATAAAAGATGGGTTTGTTGCGATGTACACTTTCAAGAAAGAAGGGTTTGTGATACCAGTTGCATACACCATCAAGGATGACTATTTAAATGTGGACATTCTGGTAAACCAGATAAAAGAAACTAAAAAAGATAAATACAAGCTTGTATCAATAATGCTTTTACCGTTTTTTGGTGCAGCTGCAATAGGAGAAAATGGTTACATGGTTGTACCGGACGGCTGTGGTGCACTCATAAATTTCAATAACAATAAAGGGCAGGAGACATATACACAGAGGATTTATGGAGCCGACTTTGGTATTGTTCCTGACTTTCAGGGGTATGTGACTCAGGCTGCAAGGCTTCCTGTGTTTGGGATGAAAAAAGAAAATAGCGGGTTTTTAGCAGTGATAACAAAAGGTGATGGAAAGGCCATTTTGAACGCAAATACAAGTGGTAGCAAGAGCAGCTACAACAACATCTTTGCAGAGTTTGTCATGAGAGAATATGACATGGTGACTTTAAAAGAAAAACAGTGGGATGAGAGGTCTTTCAACATCTTTGAAGAAAAGCTACCAAATGTTGATAAGTTCTCAATCAGATACTATTTCCTTGACTCAAAAAATGCTGACTATGTGGCAATGGCTAAAAAGTACAGAGAATATTTGATAAAAGAAAGAGGATTTAAAAAAGAAGCAGATGAAAAAAGCGTTCCTGTTTACATAGAATTTTACGGGAGTATGAAAAAACCAAAATACATCCTTGGAATACCTGTCAACGCAACAATACCTCTTACCACTTTTGAGGATGCTCAGAAGATAGTAAAACAGGTAAAAAGTATGGGAGTTTCTAATGTTGTTGTGAAGTTTGTTGGATGGATGAAAAATGGTGTATACTACAATCTTCCTCTTCTAACTACGCCCGAAGGGGTTCTGGGCGGAAAAAAGCAACTTGAAAATGTGCTTGAGTATTTCCAAAAAGCCAATGTAAAGACATACCTTGACGTTGACTTTGTTCTGTTTCGCACAGGTACACTTATGTATCTTCGAAACAAGGTTGCTACAAAATCGATGAAAAAAGTGCCTGCCCAGCTTTGGAGATATTCACCGCCAATATTTTACAAGGACGACTCTTACCCGGTTTTGTACCTAATTTCGCCGCGCTATACAAATGAGATAGTCCAAAGATTTTTAGCAAACAGTAACATAAACTATTTTAACAACATATCTTTATCTAGCATGAGCACCATGCTGTATTCAGATTTTGGTACAAGACCTGTTAACAGGTATCAGACAGAAGATGTGTTTTTACAGGCAATAGACAGTCTTTCAAAGAGGTTCAGGAATATTCTTCTTACAAATCCAAACGGGTATCTTTTGCAAAAGGCGAGCGAAATTGTTGATGTGCCGATATACTCAAGCAAATTCCTGATAGAAGATGCAGAGATTCCTTTCTATCAGATGGTTATAAGAGGATATGTTCCATATTCGATGCCGTCAGTGAACTTTTACACAAACGAATGGATGTGGAAGTTAAAAGCTTTAGAGACTGGTTCGGCTATCAAGTTCACATGGACTGCCCGAAACGAAGATGAACTAAAAGAGACATTACTGGAAAGCCTCTACTCATCAAACTACAGGATGTGGCTTGGTGACCTAAAAGAGTATTACAAAGAGCTTTACCCTACTTTAAGGCTTATAAAAGGCAAAGAGATAGTGGAGCATAAGATTATCAAAAAAGGTGTTGTTAAAGTTGTATATGATGGCGGGGTTGAGATTTTACTCAACTACACCTCAAGCCCGCAGAAGATAGAAAATCTTGAGGTTGCCGCACAGTCTTACAAAGTTGTTGTTAAGAGGTGA
- a CDS encoding YIP1 family protein codes for MRIKKVKRIIAFVLLSLLIVTVPGYSFANMIEVPYYQYNYDIYNWDIPSAAGYYPYEVLSGSDLGVGNFPSPRDMFVDSNDNIYILDAGNNRIVKLNKDFKFIGEINKFTQNGKVFKFSDPSGICVDKNGVIYVADKGAKCVYVINQNGQLLRKITKPKSDLVAANKDFVPLKVAVDNAGVVYVLSLGSYEGAFMFDSQNNFLGFFGSNKVVVTLQLLIDRIWKKILSKQQSASMVRYLPTESTSIDIGDDGFIYTCSNYASVSVGELKKLNFLGKNILWYKKKDQTRDFGDLPKYYGKRLEDSYFVDINVTKDGFINALDYERGRVFQYDQNANLLFIMGGKADQAGTFREPAAVESIGNTILVLDQQKATITVFKETKFGELVHRATVLYNDGMYDEARKLWEQVNKMDSNFALAHVGLGKALLRMNKYSEALQHFRLANDKEGYSEAKEVLRNDFLQRNFGVIATALVLAIIVIYILWRRLKKQKSVDEEYTRKISKEKYPLYVMLHPFKGYEELKDEKKGSVLYATIIVLLFFVVSILHRQYTGFIFNPYRQDRINVISIFSATVVMFFFWVLSNWSVSTLTEGEGTFQEIWIFSAYALLPYIICRLLYVILSNVLIMEEGMFLAFINIISLIWLVIGMLCAIKAVHQFSFGKTVATMVASLIGIAVILFIMILVFTLFAQLFGFIQSIYNELILRM; via the coding sequence GTGAGAATAAAAAAAGTAAAAAGGATAATAGCATTTGTATTGCTTTCCCTGCTCATTGTAACTGTTCCCGGTTATAGCTTTGCGAATATGATAGAGGTGCCGTACTATCAGTACAACTATGACATATATAATTGGGACATACCAAGCGCAGCAGGATATTATCCTTACGAGGTGCTCAGCGGCAGTGACCTTGGGGTTGGAAACTTTCCGTCTCCGCGCGATATGTTTGTAGATAGCAATGACAACATTTACATACTGGATGCCGGGAACAACAGGATAGTGAAGCTGAATAAAGATTTTAAGTTTATAGGTGAAATAAACAAGTTCACGCAAAACGGCAAAGTATTCAAGTTTTCTGACCCGAGCGGTATTTGTGTTGACAAAAACGGTGTTATATATGTTGCTGATAAAGGCGCAAAATGCGTGTATGTTATAAACCAAAATGGGCAGCTTCTAAGAAAGATAACAAAACCAAAGTCTGACCTTGTTGCAGCAAACAAGGATTTTGTTCCGCTAAAAGTGGCAGTTGACAATGCAGGGGTTGTGTATGTTCTTTCGCTTGGAAGCTATGAAGGTGCGTTCATGTTCGACAGCCAGAACAACTTTCTTGGGTTTTTTGGTAGCAACAAGGTTGTTGTAACACTGCAGCTTCTTATAGACAGAATATGGAAAAAGATTCTTTCAAAGCAGCAGAGTGCGTCGATGGTCAGGTACCTTCCTACAGAGTCAACCAGCATTGACATAGGAGATGATGGGTTTATTTACACATGTTCAAACTATGCGTCAGTCAGTGTGGGCGAGCTCAAAAAACTCAATTTCCTTGGCAAAAACATACTTTGGTACAAGAAAAAAGACCAGACACGTGATTTTGGCGACCTTCCAAAGTATTATGGTAAAAGACTTGAAGATTCCTATTTTGTGGACATAAATGTGACAAAGGATGGGTTCATAAACGCTCTTGACTATGAAAGGGGAAGAGTGTTCCAGTACGACCAGAACGCAAACCTTCTTTTCATAATGGGCGGGAAAGCTGACCAGGCAGGAACGTTTAGAGAACCTGCCGCTGTTGAGAGCATTGGAAACACCATACTTGTTCTGGACCAGCAAAAGGCAACAATAACAGTGTTCAAAGAAACAAAGTTTGGCGAGCTTGTTCACAGGGCAACAGTTCTTTACAATGATGGGATGTACGATGAGGCAAGAAAGCTGTGGGAACAGGTAAACAAGATGGATTCAAACTTTGCACTTGCACATGTTGGGCTTGGTAAGGCACTTTTGAGGATGAACAAATACAGCGAGGCGCTTCAGCATTTCAGGCTTGCAAACGACAAGGAAGGGTATTCTGAGGCAAAAGAAGTGCTGAGAAACGACTTTCTCCAGAGAAATTTTGGAGTGATTGCAACAGCGCTTGTACTTGCCATAATTGTCATATACATCCTTTGGAGAAGGCTCAAGAAGCAAAAGAGCGTCGATGAGGAGTATACAAGGAAGATAAGTAAAGAAAAGTACCCTCTGTATGTTATGCTTCATCCTTTTAAGGGATATGAAGAACTTAAAGATGAGAAAAAAGGATCAGTCCTTTATGCAACAATTATAGTTTTGCTCTTTTTTGTAGTTTCAATTCTGCACAGACAGTATACAGGTTTTATATTCAATCCGTACAGACAGGATAGGATTAACGTTATATCAATCTTCTCAGCAACAGTTGTGATGTTTTTCTTCTGGGTACTTTCAAACTGGTCTGTATCAACTCTCACAGAAGGTGAAGGGACATTCCAAGAGATTTGGATTTTCTCTGCATATGCGCTACTTCCATACATCATCTGCAGGCTTTTATATGTGATTTTGAGCAATGTGCTGATAATGGAAGAAGGAATGTTCTTGGCGTTTATAAACATCATAAGCTTGATATGGCTTGTAATTGGTATGCTCTGTGCTATCAAGGCTGTTCATCAGTTTAGCTTTGGCAAAACTGTGGCAACCATGGTTGCAAGTCTAATTGGTATAGCAGTGATACTGTTTATCATGATTCTGGTATTTACGCTGTTTGCACAGCTGTTTGGCTTTATCCAGAGCATTTACAACGAGCTCATACTGAGGATGTAG